cttgaaaaagAATTCATAAAGCACAACATTCAGTCTAAATAATGTTAGTGAGAGCAGAGAACAGGCAGCTCAAATGCAATTAGATGATTGGAGAGAGAGAGTCTGACCAAAAGATAAATTATGGTcactttttttccattgattttgGGAACCATCCTTGGGTCACTGCCCAGTGTCTTGTACGACGGAAAGTGGAAACACCTAACTTAGGTCTAGAacctttttatttctagaatgtaGCTTGCACCAAGGGACAGTAAATTCACTTAAACTTTCCTCCGTAGGTAGGTGGACATTTTCACTCTATAATCTTTTCCTTCGTGGACTTTCTCCTTTTAAAACGTGGATGTGTCATAGCTAGATGgctaattttagtcattcttcCCTTCTTACAGCCAAAAAGAAATATCCTGAGTATGGTAGCTTGGACTTGAGGAGAGAGTGCAGAATGGGTAATGGTCGATGTAAAAATCAGTgtcatgaaaatgaaattagGATTGCTTACTGCATAAGACCTGGAACTCATTGCTGCTTGCAGCAGTAATGATGACAGAAGAAAAGAGTCACAAGCTCCAAGAAGAGAGGATCAGCGTTATTAAGTTTTCCCAGCACATCCTTCAAGGCCTGTGTGTCTCTATAATACACAAGAACTAAATAAAAACTTAATGTTGAACCATTCAGAAGTGATCATATGTCATGCTCATATCTGGTGCCTTTACATTACACTTTTCTCCTGATTTATTGGTACCAAAAGTAGCAGGACTTATTTTATGCAAGTTCCTCAAGTTTTCAGTGCTTCATGTTCCACAAGTTCCACAAGTTTTATGTGCCTTGTGTTAGCTGCCATAAGTAAGGTTGTGGGAAACCCTAGGTCAAAGAATTGGGTAAGCATATCTCTAAGATACAAGCTTCCAGTAGAAATGCGCTGTTATTTTATTAGATACTGTTCCACAGATTACCCCCATGTAAATACATAAATCCACTGGGCTTGGGAGACTGGACATTGAGAGGGCAGATCTTTGttgtgagagagacagagctgAAGTGAAAGGATCATGAGTATAAGAATGGAAGACCAGAGAAGAATCACAACCAGCTCCAATTTCtactcatatttattattttgtaaagataAATGTGTATCAAGAAATAAGAGAGGtagtaaaaagaaaggagaataatttcagaaagaagaggagaaaataactgaaaatttagaccaaagaagtaaaaaattatGACTAATAGTTTAATGCAGCTATTCAGTCCTGAGAGATGACTGTGTCTGAGGAGATACATGACAAAAGGAAGCAGCAACAACCTTCACTTTTCAATTTCACTCTGCCTCAGTTCCTCATATGCTGTGGATCCACAGTATTCCTCACTAAAACATGTCAGTGATGCATCTGTaccatttgttttccatttagaaGAGCTAATTCTGCTATTTTATGAGTTTAGGAATACAATTTAACAATCCATATTAATTCAAAATTCTTAAGAAATATCATCAATACcacaacataataataaaatagaatcttCTCTTCATAcccctcaaaataaaattaaacaatcttTTGGCGaattaactaaagaaaaataaaatgcattaaatcATACATATAGGTCAGACTTAGACTCAAAAGGAGATGGTAAATCAAAAAATTCCAGGGGCTTCCTATTCTCTTGATGTTTTTATTATGGCTCTCTGTGGATCCATTCTATTCTTCAAATGCAGATATGAAATTTAAGTATGCTTATACTAAGCATTATCTACAAAAAGCCATGAATGGGGAACATTTTTTCCTCCACTCAGATAAAATTTACATAGTCTTTGATTGTTCCGTGTGTTTTCT
The sequence above is drawn from the Nomascus leucogenys isolate Asia chromosome 22a, Asia_NLE_v1, whole genome shotgun sequence genome and encodes:
- the LOC100591902 gene encoding beta-defensin 110 isoform X1, coding for MKIQLFFFILLFSVTILPAKKKYPEYGSLDLRRECRMGNGRCKNQCHENEIRIAYCIRPGTHCCLQQ